A genomic stretch from Chloroflexota bacterium includes:
- a CDS encoding DNA-3-methyladenine glycosylase, with protein sequence MIPAAAAGGSGIAGRPSFIDDRAWFDRSAADVAPDLLGAFLIHDTPAGRIAGRIVEVEAYLGPEDLAAHSSRGQTPRNSVMFGPPGHLYVYLVYGMHHCVNVVCGPDAKPEAVLLRAAQLTTGERLARTRRGKVPAARLAAGPGNLASAFDIERRLNGADLLAGPVRLGRGPAPVEIDRTARIGVDYAGDWSDRPLRYLIHDDPHRSRR encoded by the coding sequence GTGATCCCGGCGGCCGCCGCCGGTGGGTCGGGCATTGCCGGGCGCCCATCCTTCATCGACGACCGCGCCTGGTTCGACCGGTCGGCGGCCGATGTGGCGCCCGACCTGCTTGGCGCGTTCCTGATCCACGACACGCCCGCCGGCCGGATCGCCGGTCGGATCGTGGAGGTGGAGGCCTACCTGGGACCCGAGGACCTGGCAGCGCACTCCTCGCGCGGGCAGACCCCGCGGAACTCGGTCATGTTCGGCCCGCCCGGACACCTGTACGTCTACCTGGTGTACGGCATGCACCATTGCGTCAACGTGGTCTGCGGCCCGGACGCCAAGCCCGAGGCTGTCCTTCTGCGCGCCGCCCAGCTGACGACGGGGGAGCGGCTGGCTCGGACCCGGCGCGGGAAAGTTCCGGCCGCCAGGCTCGCCGCGGGACCGGGCAACCTGGCCTCCGCTTTCGACATCGAACGGCGGCTGAACGGTGCCGATCTGCTTGCGGGGCCCGTCCGGCTCGGCCGCGGCCCGGCACCCGTGGAAATTGACCGGACCGCGCGCATCGGCGTGGACTACGCGGGCGACTGGAGCGATCGACCCCTCCGCTACCTGATCCACGATGACCCCCACCGATCCCGGCGCTGA
- the tyrS gene encoding tyrosine--tRNA ligase — translation MAAHILDELDWRGAIAHSTDPDALRAALAAGPVTFYCGFDPTAPSLHFGNLVQLITMRRLQLAGHDPIAVVGGATGLIGDPSGRSVERSLNEADVVADWVERIRAQVERYLEFGGSHAARLVNNLDWTSSVSALDFLRDVGKHFSVNRMLDKESVKARLDGPGISFTEFSYQILQAFDYLELHRRYGCRLQTGGSDQWGNLTAGVDLIRRVAGHTVHAMATPLITKSDGTKYGKTADGTLWLDPTLTSPYAFYQYFLNTDDADIGALLRIFSFRSREEIEALEETTAQQPEARAAQQSLASELTALVHGPDAASQAASASAALFGRGELVELDAETLATAVAELPHAEVSGPMPTIVELLVAAGLADSRTAARRTVADGGAYLNNRRVSDPEMVPSDGDLLHRRWLVLRRGKRSLAAIERVA, via the coding sequence ATGGCCGCCCACATTCTCGATGAGCTCGACTGGCGTGGTGCCATTGCCCACAGCACCGACCCGGATGCCCTGCGGGCCGCCCTCGCCGCAGGCCCGGTGACGTTCTACTGCGGCTTCGATCCCACGGCCCCGAGCCTTCATTTCGGCAACCTTGTGCAGCTGATCACGATGCGGCGACTGCAGCTGGCCGGCCACGACCCGATCGCGGTGGTCGGCGGGGCAACCGGGCTCATCGGCGACCCAAGCGGACGATCGGTCGAGCGCAGCCTGAACGAGGCCGACGTGGTCGCCGACTGGGTCGAACGGATCCGGGCCCAGGTCGAGCGATACCTAGAGTTCGGTGGATCCCACGCGGCGCGCCTCGTCAACAACCTGGATTGGACCTCGTCGGTATCGGCACTGGATTTCCTCCGGGATGTCGGGAAGCACTTCAGTGTCAATCGGATGCTCGACAAGGAATCGGTAAAGGCCCGACTCGATGGGCCGGGGATCAGCTTCACGGAGTTCAGCTACCAGATCCTGCAGGCATTCGACTACCTGGAGTTGCATCGCCGTTACGGCTGTCGCCTGCAGACGGGTGGCAGCGACCAGTGGGGCAACCTCACCGCCGGCGTCGACCTCATCCGTCGCGTGGCCGGCCACACCGTGCACGCCATGGCGACGCCACTCATCACCAAGTCGGACGGGACGAAGTACGGCAAGACCGCCGATGGCACGCTCTGGCTCGATCCGACGCTGACGAGCCCGTATGCCTTCTACCAGTACTTCCTGAACACGGACGATGCCGACATCGGCGCGCTGCTGCGGATCTTCAGCTTCCGGTCCCGTGAGGAGATCGAGGCGCTCGAGGAGACAACCGCGCAGCAGCCCGAGGCGCGCGCCGCCCAGCAGTCACTGGCATCCGAGCTGACCGCGCTCGTGCACGGCCCCGATGCTGCCTCCCAGGCCGCTTCCGCCAGCGCGGCTCTCTTCGGGCGCGGCGAACTAGTCGAGCTCGACGCGGAGACGCTGGCGACTGCCGTGGCCGAGCTGCCCCACGCGGAGGTGAGTGGCCCGATGCCGACCATCGTCGAGCTGCTGGTGGCCGCAGGCCTGGCCGACAGTCGAACAGCCGCCCGGCGGACGGTGGCTGACGGTGGCGCCTATCTGAACAACCGGCGCGTCAGCGATCCGGAGATGGTGCCGAGCGACGGAGACCTCCTCCACCGACGCTGGCTGGTCCTGCGTCGCGGGAAGCGCAGCCTGGCCGCCATCGAGCGGGTCGCCTGA
- the fusA gene encoding elongation factor G produces the protein MKPTSPDLIRNVALISHGGAGKTSLAEAMLFDAGAIARLGSVDAGSAALDHDPDEQKRRQSINLAMGTLEADGARITLVDTPGYADFQADVIEALAAVDAAILVVDASAGVEVGTEEVWRLAEERKLPRFIFVNKMDRENANYDAVLDGLKTKFGPKIAPVYLPIGSADSFRGYIDVIEQHANVYEGGKPSEAPIPDDMRAGEEARREALVEAAAEASDELMTRYLDGESISDEEIETAVHKGTREGSVVPVFVGSALKNIGVRELATMIAKHIPSAAEVGARTTSDGKQIEPDPAAPFVAQVFKTTADPFVGRLTYFRIVAGTLRAQGHLWNATRKAEERIGNILGLLGKEQVNMPEAGPGDIVAVAKLASTQIGDTLVADRAQAVSLPPLEFPSPSLQVSIEPESKADLDKLGQALSRMLEEEPCARVHREEGTGETILTAMGDAHVDVLVERLKRKFGASVRTGSPRVPYRETIRRPAKVDNRFKRQTGGHGQFGHVVIEFEPLPSGSGFEFGDKIVGGVVPRQYIPAVEKGLRETLAEGVLAGYPVVDLRARLVDGSYHTVDSSEMAFKVAASQALKRAFPEADPTLLEPILEIEVIVPDAYMGDVMGQITAKRGHVLGMDSSDGMQHLHAQVPQAEMFHYATELRSITQGRGRFNWKLDHYAEVPSTISDRVIADHQAKVGAGEKH, from the coding sequence ATGAAGCCGACCAGCCCCGACCTGATTCGGAACGTGGCCCTCATCTCCCACGGTGGCGCCGGAAAGACGAGCCTTGCCGAAGCGATGCTCTTCGACGCCGGCGCCATTGCGCGACTGGGCAGCGTGGACGCCGGGTCCGCTGCGCTCGACCACGACCCGGACGAGCAGAAGCGGCGACAGAGCATCAACCTGGCAATGGGGACGCTCGAGGCCGATGGGGCGCGCATCACCCTGGTCGACACCCCCGGCTACGCCGACTTTCAGGCCGATGTGATCGAGGCGCTCGCCGCGGTCGATGCCGCGATCCTGGTGGTCGATGCATCGGCCGGGGTCGAGGTCGGCACGGAGGAGGTGTGGCGGCTGGCCGAGGAGCGCAAGTTGCCGCGCTTCATCTTCGTCAACAAGATGGACCGCGAGAACGCCAACTACGATGCCGTGCTCGACGGCCTGAAGACGAAGTTCGGCCCCAAGATCGCGCCCGTCTACCTGCCGATCGGCTCCGCCGACTCGTTCCGCGGCTACATCGACGTCATCGAGCAGCACGCCAACGTGTACGAGGGCGGCAAGCCCAGTGAAGCGCCCATCCCGGACGACATGCGAGCCGGCGAGGAGGCGCGCCGCGAAGCCCTGGTGGAGGCGGCCGCCGAGGCGAGCGATGAGCTGATGACCCGTTACCTCGACGGCGAGTCGATCAGCGACGAGGAGATCGAGACGGCCGTGCACAAGGGGACGCGCGAGGGAAGCGTGGTTCCGGTCTTCGTGGGCAGTGCGCTGAAGAACATCGGCGTCCGCGAGCTGGCGACCATGATCGCCAAGCACATCCCGTCGGCTGCCGAGGTCGGTGCGCGCACCACCAGCGACGGCAAGCAGATCGAGCCTGACCCGGCGGCGCCCTTCGTGGCGCAGGTCTTCAAGACAACGGCCGACCCCTTCGTCGGGCGACTCACCTACTTCCGCATCGTCGCCGGCACGCTCCGCGCCCAGGGTCACCTCTGGAACGCTACCCGCAAGGCGGAGGAGCGGATCGGCAACATCCTGGGGCTGCTCGGCAAGGAGCAGGTGAACATGCCGGAGGCTGGTCCGGGCGACATCGTGGCGGTCGCCAAGCTGGCGAGCACGCAGATCGGCGACACGCTGGTCGCAGACCGCGCCCAGGCGGTGAGCCTGCCGCCGCTCGAGTTCCCGTCGCCGAGCCTGCAGGTCAGCATCGAGCCGGAGAGCAAGGCGGACCTGGACAAGCTGGGACAGGCGCTGTCGCGCATGCTTGAGGAGGAGCCGTGCGCCCGCGTGCACCGCGAGGAGGGCACCGGCGAGACGATCCTGACGGCGATGGGCGACGCCCACGTGGATGTCCTGGTCGAGCGTCTGAAGCGCAAGTTCGGAGCATCGGTTCGCACTGGCAGCCCGCGCGTGCCGTATCGGGAGACGATTCGCAGGCCAGCCAAGGTCGACAACCGCTTCAAGCGCCAGACCGGGGGCCATGGGCAGTTCGGGCACGTGGTGATCGAGTTCGAGCCGTTGCCATCCGGGTCGGGATTCGAGTTCGGTGACAAGATCGTCGGCGGCGTGGTCCCCAGGCAGTACATCCCCGCCGTCGAGAAGGGGCTGCGCGAAACCCTGGCCGAGGGGGTGCTGGCCGGGTATCCGGTCGTGGACCTGCGAGCCCGGTTGGTGGATGGCAGCTATCACACCGTCGACAGCTCCGAGATGGCCTTCAAGGTGGCCGCCAGCCAGGCCCTGAAGCGGGCATTCCCGGAGGCTGATCCGACCCTGCTGGAGCCGATCCTGGAGATTGAGGTGATCGTCCCGGATGCCTACATGGGCGATGTGATGGGGCAGATCACCGCCAAGCGCGGGCACGTCCTGGGCATGGACTCATCGGATGGGATGCAGCACCTCCATGCGCAGGTGCCTCAGGCGGAGATGTTCCATTACGCAACTGAGCTGCGCAGCATCACGCAGGGCCGCGGACGGTTCAACTGGAAGCTCGACCACTACGCAGAGGTGCCGAGCACCATCTCCGACCGAGTCATCGCCGACCACCAAGCCAAGGTGGGCGCTGGCGAGAAGCACTGA
- a CDS encoding transglycosylase domain-containing protein: protein MNGRPPRARGRYSGRPPAPRSPTSPGGIKVAPLPALILGAFAALAGALFIGVVAVFASYTSGLPDTSKLAEFPLSQGSTVVSADGVELATFAAEERRVLTFDKIPQVMADAQVAAEDQTFWTNPCIDFKGIVRAALQNFSASETVSGASTICQQLVRIRLFDADLLANPDRVWERKIKEALLALQVGDAFPGREGKEQLLEMYLNQVYYGNNAYGIWAAASRYFAKDITSSAPENQLTIGEAALLAGLVRAPSALDPTQVAVPSTDAAGNSILVVPPDADAIRVQGFVLNGMVKTGAITQAERDQAAAEQIVLAPPQDRQYKAPHFVYAVRRAAADLLGGEDLLDRGGLVISTTLDYNGYQVSAEKWAGVAYDMDRMTDEQLLVKYGEAAAGPNGWIHSLQGRNINNDALVTINYRTGAVMAYVGSANYYGEATPAHQPQYDVVGQAFRQSGSAFKPITYATGFERGTITPATMFMDVEGIVAEGYSVPNASGNERGPVRVRDALKYSWNIPVAKAQQLIGTQNVVDMGERLGLEWDPQQKDVAVPSLTLGTIGVHMLDLAAAYGALANGGVLSEPFVIAKIADREGTVIYDQAADAPEPERVLSEDAAYLVTDILADNTNPATNIIWGQRFQLTTDAGRRPATLKTGTTNDFRDLQAFGYLAPDEDPAVDEGAIITGVWVGNSDFSAIQDVFAADGPTFIWHDYMAEVTAAKELPLREFTRPAGIVEAEVDALTGMLPGEFTTETVTEDFAAAHQPTQRDSLHRELAVEEATGKIWQPGCGDPIPASPVPGESPGSRAPEEKVYLDLVDYEGSHPTWEEANREWIERYLGKEETVRRAPAPAFDAPLAPIETCTPGEIPTSTPSPSPSPTPSPTPVPSPTPTQAPLPTPIVLPSVPPIPTPSPASSP from the coding sequence ATGAACGGACGGCCCCCGCGGGCCCGGGGCCGCTATTCAGGCAGGCCGCCGGCGCCGCGCTCCCCCACTTCACCCGGCGGCATCAAGGTCGCGCCGCTCCCGGCATTGATCCTGGGCGCCTTCGCGGCGCTCGCGGGCGCTCTCTTCATCGGTGTCGTGGCCGTCTTCGCGTCATACACCAGCGGCCTCCCAGACACCTCCAAGCTCGCGGAGTTCCCGCTCAGCCAAGGGTCAACCGTTGTCTCCGCCGATGGTGTCGAGCTCGCGACCTTCGCTGCGGAGGAGCGGCGGGTACTCACCTTCGACAAGATTCCCCAGGTGATGGCCGACGCGCAGGTTGCGGCGGAGGATCAGACCTTCTGGACCAATCCGTGCATCGACTTCAAGGGCATTGTCCGCGCGGCGCTCCAGAATTTCTCGGCCTCGGAGACGGTGTCGGGCGCCTCGACCATCTGCCAGCAGCTGGTGCGCATCCGCCTCTTCGACGCTGACCTGCTGGCCAACCCCGACCGAGTCTGGGAGCGGAAGATCAAGGAGGCGCTGCTGGCCCTCCAGGTGGGTGACGCCTTTCCCGGGCGCGAGGGCAAGGAGCAGCTGCTGGAGATGTATCTCAACCAGGTGTACTACGGAAACAACGCCTACGGCATCTGGGCCGCCGCCAGCCGCTATTTCGCCAAGGACATCACTTCGTCTGCTCCCGAGAACCAGCTGACGATTGGCGAGGCCGCGCTGCTCGCCGGTCTGGTGCGCGCCCCGTCCGCGCTGGATCCGACACAGGTCGCCGTGCCCTCGACCGATGCCGCTGGAAACTCGATCCTGGTCGTCCCGCCCGACGCCGACGCGATCCGGGTGCAGGGCTTCGTCCTGAACGGCATGGTGAAAACCGGCGCCATTACCCAGGCCGAGCGGGACCAGGCTGCCGCTGAGCAGATCGTGCTGGCGCCGCCCCAGGATCGCCAGTACAAGGCGCCGCACTTCGTCTATGCGGTACGCCGTGCCGCAGCCGACCTCCTCGGCGGCGAGGACCTCCTGGACCGCGGCGGCCTCGTGATCAGCACCACCCTCGACTACAACGGCTACCAGGTGTCCGCCGAGAAGTGGGCCGGCGTGGCCTACGACATGGACCGCATGACCGATGAGCAACTCCTCGTGAAGTACGGCGAGGCTGCCGCCGGACCGAACGGCTGGATCCACAGCCTGCAGGGCCGCAACATCAACAACGACGCGCTGGTGACGATCAACTACCGGACCGGAGCCGTGATGGCGTACGTCGGCTCCGCCAACTACTACGGCGAGGCGACGCCCGCCCACCAGCCGCAGTACGACGTGGTAGGGCAAGCCTTTCGACAGTCGGGCTCCGCCTTCAAGCCGATCACCTACGCGACGGGCTTCGAGCGCGGCACGATCACGCCGGCGACCATGTTCATGGACGTCGAGGGGATCGTGGCGGAGGGCTATTCGGTCCCCAATGCCAGCGGCAACGAGCGTGGCCCGGTCCGTGTCCGCGATGCGCTCAAGTACTCCTGGAACATCCCGGTCGCCAAGGCGCAGCAGCTGATCGGCACCCAGAACGTGGTCGACATGGGGGAGCGCCTCGGGCTCGAGTGGGATCCACAGCAGAAGGACGTGGCGGTCCCCTCCCTCACGCTCGGCACCATCGGCGTCCACATGCTCGACCTGGCAGCGGCGTACGGCGCCCTCGCCAACGGCGGCGTCCTCTCCGAGCCGTTCGTGATTGCCAAGATCGCCGACCGCGAAGGGACCGTCATCTACGACCAGGCCGCGGATGCGCCGGAGCCGGAACGGGTCCTGAGCGAGGACGCCGCATACCTGGTGACCGACATCCTGGCCGACAACACCAACCCCGCCACCAACATCATCTGGGGGCAGCGTTTCCAGCTGACCACCGACGCGGGTCGCCGTCCGGCGACCCTGAAGACCGGCACCACCAATGACTTCCGCGACCTGCAGGCGTTCGGCTACCTGGCGCCCGATGAGGATCCGGCCGTCGACGAGGGTGCCATCATCACCGGCGTCTGGGTCGGGAACAGCGACTTCTCGGCGATCCAGGACGTCTTCGCGGCCGATGGCCCGACCTTCATCTGGCACGACTACATGGCCGAGGTGACGGCGGCCAAGGAACTGCCGTTGCGGGAATTCACACGGCCGGCGGGCATCGTCGAGGCCGAGGTCGACGCTCTCACGGGGATGCTGCCGGGCGAGTTCACGACCGAGACGGTGACCGAGGACTTCGCCGCCGCGCACCAGCCCACGCAGCGCGACTCGCTCCACCGCGAGCTGGCGGTGGAAGAGGCGACCGGCAAGATCTGGCAGCCCGGCTGCGGCGATCCGATCCCGGCCTCGCCGGTTCCAGGCGAATCGCCCGGCTCACGCGCACCCGAGGAGAAGGTCTATCTGGACCTCGTCGACTACGAGGGGTCGCACCCGACCTGGGAAGAGGCCAACCGGGAGTGGATCGAGCGCTACCTGGGCAAGGAGGAGACCGTGCGTCGTGCGCCGGCACCGGCCTTCGACGCGCCGCTCGCCCCGATCGAGACCTGCACGCCGGGCGAGATCCCGACCTCGACACCGTCGCCCAGCCCGTCGCCGACTCCCTCCCCGACACCAGTCCCGTCGCCGACGCCGACGCAGGCTCCACTGCCGACGCCGATCGTGCTGCCGAGTGTGCCTCCCATCCCGACGCCGTCGCCAGCGTCGAGCCCCTAG
- a CDS encoding endonuclease MutS2, whose amino-acid sequence MTPTDPGAEPGAGAAADAGTLRALEFAAIVDQLAGLTAFGPSRELAEAAVPLADAVHVGLLQDQTDEASRLLVEQSQATVGGARDVRQALERARRGGRLAPADLLDITETLRATSAFAARLGEWRGTHLTTVRGELDDAPQLRARIERTADEAGEILDSASAELAAIRKRLRTAQDRVRERLNTMLRSSTLAGVIGEAIVTMRAGRYVIPIRAEAKGKLKGIVHDQSASGATLFVEPLTVVELNNTWTQATLDAAREEERILEELSREVEAHAEALLASLAALARADLWMARARLGLQLDGVRPQAADDAAELLSARHPLLGPGAVPIDLRIGERFGYRALIVTGPNTGGKTVSLKTLGLLALMHQAGLRVPAAEGARLPVFARVMADIGDEQSIAQSLSTFSSHLRNVVRFVAAAGPGTLVLLDEIGAGTDPTEGSALAMAIVERLLASGAMVAATTHYAELKAFAQEHALVTNASVAFDVATLRPTYRLEIGLPGKSQAFAIAERLGLSAEILEDARSRLGAEHVSMEETLAAIGRAEADRSVALERAREERQAAEGDRERARSGVARARSEAAQMLADARRVADVILSRAEREVEEVRRELTRQRNLRTPRRGGAVAGDAFDGLSERGARARSDASGTDETPVEGEGETAQPRVGLWGRSRTLGSAGRIVDISGRTGRVTIETDGARVVIPGDDVEVVAEPIAGPAPRDEELAELKRRAASRIAPRLDLRGERVEAALEQLGAYLDEALLAGLDEAVIVHGVGTGALRRSIREYLAEHPRVRSTRPGRREEGGDGATVAEL is encoded by the coding sequence ATGACCCCCACCGATCCCGGCGCTGAGCCCGGCGCGGGCGCCGCAGCCGATGCGGGCACGCTGCGCGCACTCGAGTTCGCGGCAATCGTCGATCAGCTCGCCGGCCTGACGGCCTTCGGGCCGTCGCGGGAGCTGGCCGAGGCAGCCGTCCCGCTCGCTGACGCGGTGCACGTCGGATTGCTGCAGGACCAGACGGACGAGGCCAGCCGCCTCCTGGTGGAGCAGTCGCAGGCCACCGTCGGAGGCGCCCGTGACGTGCGCCAGGCTCTCGAGCGCGCGCGGCGGGGAGGACGCCTGGCACCCGCCGACCTGCTTGACATCACCGAGACCCTGCGCGCCACCTCCGCCTTTGCCGCGCGCCTCGGCGAGTGGCGAGGGACGCACCTCACCACGGTCCGCGGCGAGCTTGACGACGCGCCACAGCTGCGGGCGCGGATCGAGCGGACGGCGGACGAGGCGGGTGAGATCCTCGATTCGGCGTCCGCCGAGCTCGCCGCCATCCGCAAGCGCCTCCGAACGGCCCAGGACCGAGTTCGGGAGCGGCTGAACACGATGCTGCGCTCCAGCACCCTGGCCGGGGTCATCGGCGAGGCGATCGTGACCATGCGCGCCGGCCGCTACGTGATCCCGATCCGGGCCGAGGCCAAGGGAAAGCTCAAGGGGATCGTGCACGACCAGAGCGCCTCGGGCGCAACCCTCTTCGTCGAGCCGCTGACCGTCGTGGAACTGAACAACACCTGGACGCAGGCCACCCTTGACGCAGCCCGTGAGGAGGAGCGAATCCTCGAGGAGCTGTCGCGCGAGGTCGAGGCGCATGCCGAGGCGCTGCTCGCCTCACTCGCGGCACTGGCTCGCGCCGACCTGTGGATGGCGCGTGCGCGGCTGGGGCTGCAGCTTGACGGCGTGCGTCCGCAGGCAGCCGATGACGCTGCCGAGCTACTCTCGGCGCGACACCCACTGCTCGGCCCAGGGGCCGTGCCGATCGACCTTCGCATCGGTGAGCGGTTCGGCTATCGGGCGCTGATCGTCACCGGCCCGAACACCGGCGGCAAGACGGTCTCGCTCAAGACGCTCGGCCTCCTGGCACTCATGCATCAGGCCGGCCTGCGCGTTCCGGCCGCCGAGGGCGCGCGTCTGCCGGTCTTCGCCCGGGTCATGGCGGACATCGGCGACGAGCAGAGCATCGCGCAGTCGCTCTCCACCTTCTCGAGCCACCTGCGCAACGTGGTGCGCTTCGTTGCCGCCGCCGGACCGGGCACGCTGGTCCTGCTCGACGAGATCGGGGCCGGCACCGATCCCACCGAGGGGTCGGCCCTGGCCATGGCGATCGTCGAGCGGCTGCTCGCTTCGGGAGCGATGGTCGCCGCCACCACCCACTATGCGGAGCTGAAGGCGTTTGCCCAGGAGCATGCGCTGGTGACCAATGCCTCGGTCGCCTTTGACGTGGCGACCCTGCGGCCCACGTATCGGCTGGAGATCGGCCTCCCCGGCAAGTCGCAGGCCTTCGCCATCGCAGAGCGCCTCGGCCTGTCAGCTGAGATCCTGGAGGATGCCCGGTCGCGCCTGGGGGCGGAGCACGTGAGCATGGAGGAGACGCTCGCGGCGATCGGCCGAGCCGAGGCCGATCGCTCCGTCGCGCTGGAGCGAGCCAGGGAGGAGCGCCAGGCTGCGGAGGGCGATCGCGAGCGGGCGCGCAGCGGCGTGGCTCGCGCGCGCAGCGAGGCGGCCCAGATGCTGGCCGATGCGCGGCGGGTCGCCGACGTGATCCTTTCCCGCGCCGAGCGCGAGGTGGAGGAGGTCCGGCGCGAGCTGACCCGCCAGCGCAACCTCCGCACCCCGCGCCGCGGGGGAGCGGTTGCCGGCGACGCATTCGACGGCCTCTCAGAACGGGGAGCTCGAGCTCGATCCGATGCGTCAGGCACGGACGAGACTCCGGTCGAGGGTGAGGGCGAGACCGCCCAGCCGCGCGTCGGCCTGTGGGGTCGCAGCCGCACCCTGGGCAGCGCCGGGCGGATCGTGGACATCAGCGGTCGCACCGGGCGCGTTACCATCGAGACCGATGGGGCACGGGTCGTCATTCCCGGAGACGACGTCGAGGTGGTGGCCGAGCCGATCGCCGGACCGGCCCCGCGCGACGAGGAGCTGGCCGAGCTGAAGCGTCGGGCGGCGAGCCGTATCGCGCCGCGCCTCGACCTCCGCGGGGAGCGTGTCGAGGCGGCGCTCGAGCAGCTGGGTGCCTACCTGGACGAGGCACTCCTGGCCGGCCTGGACGAGGCGGTCATCGTGCACGGGGTGGGGACCGGCGCGCTGCGCCGCTCCATCCGCGAGTACCTGGCCGAGCATCCGCGGGTGCGCTCCACGCGACCCGGTCGACGCGAGGAGGGGGGCGACGGGGCGACCGTCGCGGAGCTCTAG
- a CDS encoding YebC/PmpR family DNA-binding transcriptional regulator — MSGHSKWSQIKRQKGVNDARRGALFTKLTREIITAARHGGGDVDGNYRLRMAVDKARDNSMPTENIKRAIERATGAGADAVQYEEITYEGLGPANVAVIVAVMTDNRNRTASEVRSIFTKVGGSLTPVAWQFEQRGLLSIPLKGNDPDEVTLAAIDAGATDVDTPEGGVILVMTQPADLERVRSSLAAAGYPATSAEVSMEPTTKVEISDEKAARQVLGFVERLEELEDVQNVYANFDLPDALMEQLEASVA; from the coding sequence TTGTCCGGCCACAGCAAATGGTCACAGATCAAGCGGCAAAAGGGCGTCAACGACGCCAGGCGCGGCGCGCTCTTCACCAAGCTGACTCGCGAGATCATCACTGCCGCGCGGCATGGTGGTGGCGACGTCGACGGCAACTACCGGTTGCGGATGGCCGTCGACAAGGCGCGCGACAACAGTATGCCGACGGAGAACATCAAGCGTGCCATCGAGCGAGCGACCGGCGCGGGCGCCGATGCGGTGCAGTACGAGGAGATCACCTACGAGGGCCTCGGGCCGGCGAACGTGGCGGTGATCGTGGCCGTGATGACCGACAACCGGAATCGCACCGCCTCCGAGGTCCGCAGCATCTTCACCAAGGTCGGGGGCTCGCTGACTCCCGTCGCGTGGCAGTTCGAGCAGCGCGGGCTGCTGAGCATCCCGCTGAAGGGGAACGACCCCGACGAGGTGACGCTGGCCGCCATCGACGCGGGCGCCACCGACGTCGACACGCCCGAGGGCGGTGTCATCCTGGTCATGACCCAGCCTGCCGATCTCGAGCGGGTGCGATCGTCGCTCGCCGCCGCGGGCTACCCCGCGACCTCGGCCGAAGTGTCGATGGAGCCGACCACCAAGGTCGAGATCTCCGATGAGAAGGCGGCACGCCAGGTCCTGGGCTTCGTGGAGCGCCTCGAGGAGCTGGAGGACGTGCAGAACGTCTACGCCAACTTCGACCTGCCTGATGCGCTGATGGAGCAGCTGGAGGCATCGGTCGCCTGA